The Fusarium musae strain F31 chromosome 10, whole genome shotgun sequence DNA window AGTGTCGGACACTtctcacatcacatcacaccACACCACTACTTAACATGAACGAGCACTCATGGCGAAGTGAATTACCTTTCCTGGGGGAGAGAAAATGGCGGGAATGGTGAATGCGGGAAATTGGGCAAACATCGTAGTCGTCATTTCGATATTTTCGTTTGGTGTAACCTTGTGAGACAGGCCCTAGCTGTGGTGACCAATCATTCGCTCGGGAAATTTATTGAGGTTCCGGAGCGTGAGGATGGTCTGGACTTGAGTCACAGGCTCACAGCTTCGGCGGCTTTTACTTAGGTGGCGTTCGATATGTCGGAATTTAGATAGGAGACGGAGAAATTGGATTCCAAGTTGTTGGGCGTTCTAGAAGAGACGGGTAGAATGTTGATTTCATTCACCGCTTATTTCCATTTATGTATGTGTCTGTATATCTATCGCTCTTTTTCTATTTCAGAGAAAAAGCTCAAGTCGACGATCTAAGTTTGCATGCTGGAGACACATTGACTTTGTGTTGGTAATGAGGAAACAAGCTGGCGTTACAAACACACTGCTACtcccttataatagctttattcCATTGATTTCTAAGCAAAAATGCGAGAGCGATTTGCCTCAGGAAGAGTGAGCTCAAGTTCCGGTGAGTGAGTTGCATGTCAGCCTAGAACGCGCTTGTCGCTGCGTCGCGTCGCGCTAGAAGCATCTAGCCCTGCGAGTAGTCACTTCTTCTCGCTATGCTCAAGACAAATGATCGCTTTCGCTTTGATAGTGACATCATAACTACAGACAGTCTCCTTAACTTAGCGGAGTTTGCATTTCTACCTGCCAGGCTGCCATGCACAAAGTGGCGGAATATTCCAAGACCGAGTCGGgtcaaagaaggaaaagttATGTTATCATCCGTCTTCTTGTGCTTCGAAATGTTGTTGTATCTCCATCCAGCAAACTACACGCTCTACCAGGAGGAACAGAAGTTCATACTTTATAGTAGAGTTAATTTAGACTCTTTACCTTCAAGACGGGTTCTTTTTGCAAATTTCGCTGCTTAAATCTCGCCGCAGCACATAAACGCACAGCCATTCAGGGTAGGAAAAATGGAAAATGATAACAAGTCCTTATCTTATCCTTATCTTCCACCAACCCCACCATGGCGCCACGCAAGGGGATTGGCCGAGGTCAGCATTAGTAATTCTCTCAAGCGCATCAAAGTTCACCATCTCAACAGCAAATCGCGATGTGGCTTGGTCCAGTTGCAGTGTCGCTTCTCGCGACGATTAGCAAAGTCACCGGTCAAGATCAGAAGCCATTGACTGATGAACCAGTAACTAAACCAGCTTTCACTGTTCGCGAACAATCATCTGATCTTTGCGATGCGGGTGCTCGTCAATTCACCGGCACGGTCAATGTGACAGAGGATAAGTCCATGTTCTTCTGTACGCACCCCGCTTCTGAGCTAATATCGGCATGCTGACTGTATGTAGGGTACTTTGAGAGCCGAAATGACCCAGAAAATGATCCTTTACTACTATGGATGAGCGGGTAAGTCGCTATTGATGGCCAAGCCATACCAAACTAACGCAGGCTTCAGTGGACCTGGCGCATCTGGAGAAATGGGATTATTCATGGGAAGCGGTCCCTGCACTGTGAATCCCGACGGAAACTCAACAAAACGAGCTGAATACTCGTGGATCGACCACGCTAACGTTGTCTACATTGAGTAAGTCAATGCACCAGCATCACCGCTCTGACTGACACTTGATAGTCAACCCGTCGGCGTCGGCTTCTCAAAAATCACAGACCGAAACAAAATCGCCGTTAGTCTCGAGCAAGGTGCAAAAGACGTCCATACTTTCCTCTCCACATTCTCCCACGACGTATTCCCCAACCTCGCTGGAAAACCATGGCACATTACCGGTGAATCGATGGGCGGTCACTACGTCACCGGTTACACGAAACATATTGTCGCTCACGAACGCGAAAACGCGGAGCGCGGAATCATCCCTCGGGTAGAGATTGCATCTACAATTATTGTTGATGGGTACATTGACGCAACCCAGCAGTTCATCGGATACTATACCTTCTTTTGTGAGAATTGGGCTGGTGATGGAAGGAAATATCCATTGATGAACCGGACGGCTTGTGAGAATATGTTTGCTGCGATACCGGAGTGTCAGAAATTGGGGAGTCAGTGTCGGTACTTTTATGATATTGAGACTTGTAAGGCGGCGAATGAGGTTTGTGAGGAGACGTTGGGGGAGTACTTCATGGAAGGCGTCGTGCCCGGTGGCTGGGATCCCTATGACAGTGAGTATCCCTCTCTCATCCCTCTCTCATTGCATCGTACAATACAAGTGACACGAAGTATACTGATATTTTGTAGACCGACATCCGTGTGAGAAGCCTCCTTTGTGCTCGAACTTGGACCACGGACCGGAATGGAAATTTCTGAATCGTCGTTGGGTTCAAGAAAGACTTGGATTCGACCGCTTTCCATTTGACCTTATTGATTTAGATACCAATGAGCGCTGGGATATTGCGCAGAATATCCATATACCCGTTACACGAGAGTTGACGTGGATTCTCGATGAAACAAGTATACGAGTTCTATTCATCAACGGCAACAACGATATCATCATGTAAGCACCCTGACAAACCTCTGCTTGAACGACTAGCtgatctttatagtaatacccCTGGTCAAATGCACATGTTGAACCAGCAGCGATGGAATGGACAGGATAACTATCGGGAAATTGGCTACGAAAGCTGGTACTACAAGGACGGCGAATTGACTTCTGATGCCGATGGATGGAATGTTAAGGAAGGAGGCTTCTGGAAGGGAAATGATCAGTTGAGGTTCTATGCTGTTGACGAGGCTGGTCATATGTCTCCTTATCACCAGCCTGAAGCCATCGGCGCGATCGTTCGAGCATGGCTTCGCAACGACTAAAGTCACCCTTACTCTAAGATTATATCCAAAATTCGCACATAGCAATGCTATACCGCTTATCTATCATGTCAGCCTCGTCTAAAGTCTAGCCTgcttcatcaccaactctcTTCCCTCCCTATCCGCACTTCTCGCATCTTCAATAATCATATGCGCCGCCTTCTCCGCAATAGCATAAACAGTAGCTTGGATATGCGCACTGATCTGCAGCGGCATAACACTTGCGTCAACAACCCTCAGGCCATGGACGCCATAGACTCGAAGTctttcatcaacaacgccaCCTTCAATACCAGCGCGACCCCCCATGGCGCATGTTCCGACAGGATGCCAGTCAGTGATAGTGTTTTGCGTAATCCAGTCTCCCAAGAGCTTATCATCCTTGAGCGCTACTGCGGAAGGGGATGCTGAGGAGCGGATTATGTTTGAGAGAGGAGCTGTGTGTACGATCTTATCGACGAACTGGAGACATTGCTTCATAGCTTCCATGTCAAGGTTTCCATGAGGACCTTCGTAGTACTTTGGGTCGATGGCGGGTGAGTCTTCAGCTGTAGCGTGCTCACTCGGCCGAATGTGAATCGACCCAACGCTGAAGGGATATTGCAAGATCTGTAGCATAGTACCGTACTTCTTGCCCTCTTCGCCCTTGAAGTTTGGGTTCCAGTTACCCAAGTCGAAGATGTACTCTATCTGACCAAGCTTAGAGTTGCCATCAAGACGTTCACATAGAATATCTTGCTTATCAGAGTCAAAAACAGATACCTTGTCTGCATCTTCATAAAGTCTAGCAAGAGCATCCTTCGGAATGAAATGAGCGAAAGGAACGTAGCAAAGAGACACAGGCAACACCGTCAAAGGCCCATCTGCCTTTGTAGCGTACTCCTCTTTAGCAGCAGCACTAAGCTTCTCGTCTCGCACAAGATCATCCCGATTAGCGAGCGATGGATCAACCTCAAAGATCGTCGCAAGCACTAGATAACGCAAATTAGCCCGAACCGCCGATCCCAAAAAGCCTTCTCAACTCACTAATATGCTCCTGCAGATTCTCCCCCACCTGCGGACTCTCAACCTTTACGGTTACACCAGCACTACTTAGCACGCTGGGATTTCCTATACCCGAAAGCTCAAGGATCTGCGGTGACTTGACACTACCGGCTGAGAGGATAACCTCGCGTCTAGCTGAAACATCATACTCGACGCCACCGTGGGTGAACCGCACACCAGTAGCTACGAGGGCTTGGTTaatgatgatctcgtcgaCTGTGGCGTTGGTAAGGATGTGCAGGTTCCGCGATCCAGTGGCGTAGTCTATTGAGTAGGATCTTCGCGCGGCGCTCGGCTCAACGGCGTTGACGCATGTCCAAACGCCGACGTTTGAGCCTCCGACGTGGGATGGGTTAGTCTCTACGCCAAGCGCATTAAGCGTCTTGTGCCATAACGCGTGCGATGGTGAATACGAGGTTGGGTATGAGATGTGAATGGGACCTGAATCACCAAAGGTCTCTGCATCGTGAGCAATCTCAAACTCGCGCTGGAGCTTCTCACTAGGAGGATGGAACGTCTCAGAGCGTTTGAAGAAGGGCCTTTACATAACGGAAACGAATCAGCTTTGGTGTGTCACCCAATAAAACAAGCATAAACTCACAGGAGGGAATCCCAGCCCCAACCTTGATTACCCAAAGCTTCCCAGGCATCGTAGTCATCCCTGCTAGCGCGATTCCATGCCATGTAGTTCAGGGCGCTTGTGCCGCCGACGCACTTGCCCCTCGGCCACGGAAGCGTTCTCCCCCCGAGACCCTCCTGAGGCAACGTCTCCAAGTGCCAATCGTAGCTCCCTCCAAGATTCCTACCATAGTGGCCTGGGATGTCAATATCAGGATCATTCTGCACAAGACCGCCTGCTTCGATAACACCGACGGTGTATGACGGGTCGGATTCAGCGAGACGTGCTGCCACCGCTAGTCCAGCTGTGCCGCCGCCGATGAcgacaaagtcaaagacGAGCTGCGTGAACTGGTCAACAGTGCGAAGAGAGGGGTTGACGGTCATGGTTGGTGATTAATTTTGGGTGGTTATCTTTTTTAGTGTAGATTCCGTGTCGGTGCTACCAAAGCAAGTGAGACAGTTATAACGCCTCTTGTGAAGGCGGGAAGATTACTGAAGATTTCGGAAAAAAAGGGCGGAGACTACCCCCGCCGCTAGACGAGCCAATGATACCCCTACAGTGAGCGAGTGGTTTGGTTTGGGGGAATGTGCTGATTTCTTGGTACGGATACGGGGTAAAGAGATAACAGCGCCAAGCGATTCTGCAGAACGAGATCCGACGTAACCGAGGAtcccagcttcttcttttttttttttttttttttttttttttttttttttttttttttttttttttttttttttttttttttttgtttgcGTGCAAGTTTAGCTTACCAGGTTCACGAGGCGTTATCTGCAGTTACGAGTCTCCCGATGGAATATTCTGTTGGTTGTTAGCTTCCTCTTTGGACACGTAAATGATTGGCTCCTGCAAGAAAACCACCAGGATCCAATCCAGGAGCCACGATCATGACACGAgcataattaattaaaaaaggttctTCAGTTCTTAGCCGCGAATTACTAACCCAAAGGATCCCGCAATCCGACATACTTTCGACCCCCAACGTAACAGTTATCCATCCCCATCTCAACTGCCGTGCGCTTGGCCAAGCATTAATCAATCCCCCCCCACAAAAAGGTCCCCTTCTAGATCTCTACTACGTTAGTGAAAACGGGGCAGATTAGCCTTTAGCCCGCCCACCATCGTATGACAAATACACTCTAAGCTTTTGCCCAGCCGGGATCACCCCCCACGGCCCGCGCAGGGGTCGGAGGCGGGCCGGGACACCGGATTCTAGAGGATTTGGACGGTAATTGGACCTGCTAAGACATCAGAGTTTCGACCGTctcgtttctttttctttccgCGAGGAGACTGTGGCTGCGCCGTTTGTGGGAGCCGATTATCTCGGACCATACTTACCTTATCAAGCGGTTTGTTCCTTTGCAATATTGGGTGTTTTGAGTATTAGGTACAAGCCACTTCCGGtggtctttttctttatctgCCGCGTCTAGCTTGGATTTAACGGGTAGTGGGAGCTACGGAACATATTACGAAACGCGAGCTTGTTCCGTACTCTGTAGGTTGTTGGCCTTTGTTGgtctttgtttgtttgtggCTGTGGGTGGAATCTGTACATAGCGAGATCAAGATCGTCACTGTCAATCGACACGTTATGCCGATTAACTACTGCCTATCACTCCGATCGTCCCAAGTAACTGACTTCCAAATCCATGCTTTGCTGACGTGCCGATCTAAGCGCAACTCTCTGGCCAACGTCTTCAtcgcaagaagaaaaagaaaaggaaaaatgCAGGGGAACCGACTAGCCATGCAGAGCGCATTCTGCCCCCCCTGCCCTCCTCGTGTCAAGCTGAGATTATTCCTGTAATTTTGGGTTCACGGCCATGTTCGTCGTGCCGTTTTAGATAAAGTTTATCGTTTGACAGGACAGCACGATACTCAGGGGTGATTCGAATCTTGGGCAGGACATTTAGGTTCATCTTTCCGGAGCAGCCAACTGCAGCGGTCGacactcattcattcattcattttaTTTTTCAAGATGGATTTTAATCACAAGCTGTTGGTTGAGTCTTGGGTTCTGTGGGTGTTGGGTCTCTTTGTCGTTGTGTGTCGACTGTaagtcatccatccatccatccatcacaatGCGTGGCTTTTTGAGGCGTTTTTGTACTGACATGTTTGTTCCTGCAGGATATCACGACGCATGAAACTTAGAAAATGGAGCCGTCTCGCCATTGAGGATTATCTCATGGTCTTTGCCCTCGTACGTTTCACGCACCAGACTCACCAAGACCGTTACTGATACTCGAGCCGCAGATCAACTTTACAGGAGTCGTCGTCTCGATCAACGAAGTCTCCAAGAATGGCAGTAACTACATGCCCGCCGATGTCGCCGCAAAGCTCACCCCCGAGGGAAGACAACAAGCCATTGTCGGCAGTAAAATGACCTTTGTCCTCGAGATATTCGCCCTCACTTGTACATGGACCATCAAAGCATGCCTATTATTTCTCTACGCGAGATTGACGCAGGGCACATCGATAAGACAGAAATGGGCGGTGCGATTCGTCTCTGCGTTTTGCGCGGTGACGTACGTCGTTGTTACCTTTATGTTTGTGTTCTTTTGGTGCTCGCCTACGCCGGAGTACTGGGCTGTTCCTGTTAATCCCAAGAAAAGTGAGTCTGCGATTGAGAACTGGAAGGGGATTGAGCTAATGGCGACAGTGCAATGTGCGACGTACTACAACCATATGATCTTTGCGACGGCTTGTAATATCGCCAGCGACATCATGTTGATCTTATTACCGATTCCGattgtcatcaacatcagtcttcccaagaagcgcaagattGGTTTGTGCTGTGTTTTTGGCTTGGGTTTGTTCAATGtaagcttcttctccaaccccTCTTGACATGCGCTAATTATGCAGATCCTCGCCGCCGTCCTCAATCGTTACTACAACTTCAGCAACCCCAATTCCTACGTCTTTCTCTACTGGTACGTCGCAGAAGGCGGCGTCGCCCTCTGGGTCGGAAATCTCCCTCTCTGCTGGCCCGTTCTGCGTCTCGCCCTCGGCTCCAAAGGCGATTCCACGGACCCCTCCTCATACCCCAACACTCCCTACCGCAATGGTTCATACCCCGAAGGTTCAGCACGACGGAGGACTCAAGGCCTTCACCCGCTGTCAGGCAAACCTTCAATCTGGTCTAagctggaggatgaggatggcgtCCGCACAGACGTCTCGCCCGAGCAGGGGAGCCAGATTGAGCTGGTGGACCAGCATGGACCGGATCTGCTGGAGCGGCCGTACCGCGCTGAAGCGAAGATTAGTAGTGGGACGCAGCAGCATGAGAGGGCTCGCAGTGGGCAGATTACAGTGGTTACAAGCGTGGAGGTTAGCACCAAGCAGACATAGTTAGACCATTTCACCGATTGTGTATTACTTAGACTAGCATGAAATATTTACAATGACTTTGCTTTTGTTATGAACATGTTTATTCCCTCATCGCCAAGTGATTTATCGCCAAGAATAAACCGGCATATCGTTTAGTGCCCGTAACGGAGATTCAAGACCCCtccccttcccttcccttcccttccctcccGCTTCGCGGCGTAGCCATCACGGTTCCGCTCCAACCGATCCTTACCTCTCCTTTAAACCCATTCCTGCTAGCGCACACGGGGGATGGTTTCATTGCTAAATTAACTACATGGACTAGCGGACCTAAACCTAACGACCCTGgtcatcagcttcaagccACAACGAACACCAATACCATGGATCAGTCGAGGATGCATGCATGAGCTTTTTACCGTCAATGAGAGGTCGGTAAAATTTCGCCTCCCACTCACGTCCGTTCGCTGCAACCGAGACATCTTACATGGGTTCATTGTCTGCAAGACAAAAACAAACTCTGTTTGCTTTCCTTTTTCAACTCCTGCAACGCAACCTCTATACCACACGGACTCTGTGTGTGCCGTGCATACATacgtttctttttttcttccctcctgTTTAATTTCCACACTGCGGCCATTGACCTCATAATGTCTCTCCCAACACACACGGCAGAAGCCACGCATGAGAAGTCTGCGACCGTGAGCTCATCACCTACGGGCGATGAAAGCTCTAACCCCCCTAGcatctccctctcctctttcCAGAAGCTGAATAATCGCATCGAAGGCCTCGCTGGGCTTGAGGCCCGCGGCATCGAGCGTGTTCTTCCAGAGGAGCGTCAAGAGCCTTCTAGTGCTGCTGACTTGCAGGTTGCGGTGCTATGGTTCAGTGCGAATCTGTCGCTGAACAACCTGGCGACAGGTCTGTTTGGGCCCATGGTCTTTGGATTAGGCTTTCTTGATAGTGCGTTGCTTGCTGTCTTTGGGACGATTCTGGGTGCTTGCTCGACGGCGTATATGGCTACTTGGGGACCTCAGAGCGGCAATCGTACCATGGTGGGTGTAACTGTTTCAtcggtgatggtgttgactgACATGTGCTACACCAGGTTGTTCTGCGATTCTTCATGGGTTACTGGCCATCCAAGCTTCCAACATTCCTCAACATCGTTCTCATGGTCGGATATGCCACCATTGATTGCATCATCGGTGGACAGGTCTTATCAGCCGTCAGTGGCGGTACTATGACCATTTTGGTTGGTGTCATCGTTGTAGCTATCGTTTCATGGATCGTCGCCGTCTTTGGCATGAGGATCTTCCATACTTATGAACGGTACGTCCCCAATCATCTCTTATGCATGCACATGTACTGACGCGTCACAGATACGCTTGGATCGCTCAGGTCGTGGTCCTTGCTGTGCTTATCGGCGTCGCTGGGCCCAACTTCAATGCTGCCGCTAAGCCCACTGTCTCTGGCAATGTCCTCGCTGCCAGTCGGTTGTCGTTCTTCTCCCTTTGTTTCTACGTCCCCAACTCctgggctgctgctgcttctgactTTTATGTCTACTACCCAGAGCGCACTTCCCGACTCAAGGTCTTTTTGCTCACTGTCACTGGACTGACAGTGTCATTTACCCTTGTATACCTCATTGCCATTGGTCTTGCTACTGGTATCGTTGATAACAAGGCTTGGTCCGATGCCAATGCCATCAGCACTGGTGCTCTCATCGTCGAGGCTTATAGTCCTCTCCGTGGCTTTGGCAAGTTCTGCTCTGTTGTCATCGCCCTTGGGGTCATTGCCAACAGCACTCCATCCTTGTACTCTGCCTCTCTTGGCTGCCAGGTTCTTGGTCGCTATACTAAGGCTGTTCCACGATGGGCTTGGTCAACTGTCATGTCTGT harbors:
- a CDS encoding hypothetical protein (MEROPS:MER0003541~EggNog:ENOG41), with product MWLGPVAVSLLATISKVTGQDQKPLTDEPVTKPAFTVREQSSDLCDAGARQFTGTVNVTEDKSMFFWYFESRNDPENDPLLLWMSGGPGASGEMGLFMGSGPCTVNPDGNSTKRAEYSWIDHANVVYIDQPVGVGFSKITDRNKIAVSLEQGAKDVHTFLSTFSHDVFPNLAGKPWHITGESMGGHYVTGYTKHIVAHERENAERGIIPRVEIASTIIVDGYIDATQQFIGYYTFFCENWAGDGRKYPLMNRTACENMFAAIPECQKLGSQCRYFYDIETCKAANEVCEETLGEYFMEGVVPGGWDPYDNRHPCEKPPLCSNLDHGPEWKFLNRRWVQERLGFDRFPFDLIDLDTNERWDIAQNIHIPVTRELTWILDETSIRVLFINGNNDIIINTPGQMHMLNQQRWNGQDNYREIGYESWYYKDGELTSDADGWNVKEGGFWKGNDQLRFYAVDEAGHMSPYHQPEAIGAIVRAWLRND
- a CDS encoding hypothetical protein (EggNog:ENOG41~CAZy:AA3), with protein sequence MTVNPSLRTVDQFTQLVFDFVVIGGGTAGLAVAARLAESDPSYTVGVIEAGGLVQNDPDIDIPGHYGRNLGGSYDWHLETLPQEGLGGRTLPWPRGKCVGGTSALNYMAWNRASRDDYDAWEALGNQGWGWDSLLPFFKRSETFHPPSEKLQREFEIAHDAETFGDSGPIHISYPTSYSPSHALWHKTLNALGVETNPSHVGGSNVGVWTCVNAVEPSAARRSYSIDYATGSRNLHILTNATVDEIIINQALVATGVRFTHGGVEYDVSARREVILSAGSVKSPQILELSGIGNPSVLSSAGVTVKVESPQVGENLQEHIMLATIFEVDPSLANRDDLVRDEKLSAAAKEEYATKADGPLTVLPVSLCYVPFAHFIPKDALARLYEDADKVSVFDSDKQDILCERLDGNSKLGQIEYIFDLGNWNPNFKGEEGKKYGTMLQILQYPFSVGSIHIRPSEHATAEDSPAIDPKYYEGPHGNLDMEAMKQCLQFVDKIVHTAPLSNIIRSSASPSAVALKDDKLLGDWITQNTITDWHPVGTCAMGGRAGIEGGVVDERLRVYGVHGLRVVDASVMPLQISAHIQATVYAIAEKAAHMIIEDARSADREGRELVMKQARL
- a CDS encoding hypothetical protein (EggNog:ENOG41); its protein translation is MKLRKWSRLAIEDYLMVFALINFTGVVVSINEVSKNGSNYMPADVAAKLTPEGRQQAIVGSKMTFVLEIFALTCTWTIKACLLFLYARLTQGTSIRQKWAVRFVSAFCAVTYVVVTFMFVFFWCSPTPEYWAVPVNPKKSESAIENWKGIELMATVQCATYYNHMIFATACNIASDIMLILLPIPIVINISLPKKRKIGLCCVFGLGLFNILAAVLNRYYNFSNPNSYVFLYWYVAEGGVALWVGNLPLCWPVLRLALGSKGDSTDPSSYPNTPYRNGSYPEGSARRRTQGLHPLSGKPSIWSKLEDEDGVRTDVSPEQGSQIELVDQHGPDLLERPYRAEAKISSGTQQHERARSGQITVVTSVEVSTKQT
- a CDS encoding hypothetical protein (EggNog:ENOG41), with product MSLPTHTAEATHEKSATVSSSPTGDESSNPPSISLSSFQKLNNRIEGLAGLEARGIERVLPEERQEPSSAADLQVAVLWFSANLSLNNLATGLFGPMVFGLGFLDSALLAVFGTILGACSTAYMATWGPQSGNRTMVVLRFFMGYWPSKLPTFLNIVLMVGYATIDCIIGGQVLSAVSGGTMTILVGVIVVAIVSWIVAVFGMRIFHTYERYAWIAQVVVLAVLIGVAGPNFNAAAKPTVSGNVLAASRLSFFSLCFYVPNSWAAAASDFYVYYPERTSRLKVFLLTVTGLTVSFTLVYLIAIGLATGIVDNKAWSDANAISTGALIVEAYSPLRGFGKFCSVVIALGVIANSTPSLYSASLGCQVLGRYTKAVPRWAWSTVMSVITLVLAMAGRESLFVVFQNFVSLMGYWVMLMICIVMEEHWFFRGRQGFDWTAWEDKNYLPVGLAALASFIIGWVGAIVGMSQVWYVGPVSKAASNADLGMWLGCGFAIIVFPVLRYFELKTYKR